The Amblyraja radiata isolate CabotCenter1 chromosome 5, sAmbRad1.1.pri, whole genome shotgun sequence genome includes the window tggggggaaaccttgtgagaaaacccacgcggtcacaaggaatacgtacaaactccgtacagacaagcacctgtagccaggatcgaacccaggtctctggcgctgtgaggcagcaggtcaatCGTTGCACCACTGTTCCGCCTGAATAGTTGACATTTAAAATGCAAACTAGCAATGTATTGGTCTGATATCTACTGCACTTTACATCATGACTTAGTGGGGGAAATATATCAGTACCAAAAATATCTCATGGGTGATATTGGGCTGTAAAGTCCAAGGATACGGGCTTTTACTGAGATTAATTGGAATAGGTCCCATGAGTAAATGGTTTTTGGTTACTCAACAAGAAGGCTTGCAATTAAAAGCTGCCCAGGTTGAGGTTATGCAGTGAAGATTCACTTGGTTCCAGGAATGGCACATTTCctgggttgagtaggctgggattaaacagaaggctgtggaggccaagtcaatgaatatttttaaggcagagatagataacatTGATTAGTTGATACATTGATAgagattgattagtacaggtgtcagaggttatgaggaggagaatggggataagatggaaagatagatcaggtggagtagacttgatgggccgaatggcctaattctactcctatcacttatgaatttatgaacatagtCTCTAGAGTTTTAAAGAGTGAAAGGATATTTTATCaacactatgtaaggtgtccttgagatgtctgaaaggcgcccattaaataaaatttattattattattattacttacaacattcttaaaggcTTCTCAGGCTAAATGCAGGGAAGGGTAGTTCCCCAAACTGAGGAGTCTCATGCCAAGGGGCACTGTTTGAGGATAAATAATAGTCAGCGTGTTCTGCCATCGCCTGGTGGAATACGTGACATCTTGTCTCTGTCTACAAGGCTGTTTGGGACCTAGATAAGAAAAATGttgtgcaaggaactgcagatgcaggtttaccaaggaaaggctggaatgttacctgtccatgttctccagggatgctgcctgactggctgagttattccagcactttgtgtctttccaatgttcTTCACTCAAAGGGCTTTGGAGCTTTCAACCCCAGATGTTTGTGGTAGCTCAGTAGTGTTCATTCAAACAGAGATTGATATATGtctggatattaagggaatcaaatGATATAGTGAAGGAATATGACACTGAGGTGGAAAAAAGccataatcgatgaataacagggcAGAGCATGCACACAGGGATGGATAGtcctctctttagtttagtttagttgtgctTTAATTCATTTTATTTGATCTTTTCAGACTCCCAATAGTCCGATGTAGATCCACCTGCAGAGAGTTGCACCAAATTTACTTTTATTAGGTAGTGTCTTATGacatttaaattaatatttcCTTCATGTAGCATCTTAATTACTAGCACATCTTTATCAATTTTTCATAAGTACCAGAAAGCAGAGTTATGGTCAGTATTTCTAAAatggatgtaggtggaaggggacgggggaggagggtggaagaGGAAAAGAGGGGTGGGATTGAGAGATAGAAATGCCgtgagcagacttgatggaccgaatggcctaattctgctcctaaatctTATGAACTTGCGAACATTTATGATTTTATTACTATTAGCCAATGATGGAAATCTTCCCCACCTATTTATCTTCCtgtatcggggtactgattgtggatgatcagccatgatcacattgaatggcggtgctggctcgaagggccgaatggcctactcctgcacctattgtctattgtctattgtatcacaCAAAGTCCAGCTTTATAATTTCACCTTTTTTGTCTGACTTTGACTGAAACGCTGATGGCAGAACTAGTAGATTTAAGTCTGTGCGTTTGCGTGGCGCTTTGAGCTgaatgcagttccttctgaacagGTTGTTGGAAAGAGAGGTTTTTGTTTTCTCCTTTGACTGACGCAAGCTCTtggccaccaaggcctgctggcgcGAAGGTGTGAATAGTGGCTGCCTGGCGCCATTGACCAAGAAAGGTGAGGATCTATTTGTCCTGTGGCAAGGTGACGGGACCCAGCTGGTTTTGTTGCCAAAGGGATCTTTGAAAATGCCATGATTGAGTTTTGGCAATTGGGAAAGCTGAGGAGTTTTAATCACCGCAAAATTGTTCTCATCTTTCTCGTGACACCTCCAATGTGCTGGTGCTGATTGGTCTTCGATAGCTTGAAGAAGGTCTTTAAACTTGGTTTCATGATGGGCTGGTGGACTTTTGAAATATCCTTTGGTATCCAACAAAAGTCTGGGCGTAGCTTTATCAGGGCTGCCTATTGGTGATTTGTGATTCCTTTCAACCTCCTGTGGACCTATTGGTTGCAAACGAGTCTCTTGTATATGTTCCTTCTGGTCTTGTCTCTTTGCAGCAACTGTCCATTGGGTGGCCTCTGGTTTATGCTGACAATCTGAGCCATCCAGGTCGGATGCATTTCTAGACGAAGGAAGACCCAAATGCACGAGTTCCCTGTTTGCAAATTTAGAAACTGCAAATGACACAACATAATTTTTGTACTTAGATAGTAGTCAACTGAATCAATGTAGAGAGGTTAATCAGCAGCTGAGCAACACACATCCCGATGAGCAGCGCGCAAGGTGGGAGTATCCCGGGGAGACGTGGCCCGTAGAACGAGGACCTGCCCGGAAGGTCCAGCTCGCCCACCGGAGACCAGAGACTTGGCCGGTAGGCCCGACATGCCCGCCGCGGCAGTGGACCCCCGTTGCAGATTGGAAACTGCCCGGAATGTCCAGCTCACTCGCCGCGGACTCGCCCGCCATGGATGGAAGACCCACGCCGTGGACAGGAACCCGCCTGGAAGGCCCAGCTCACCCGCTGCGGATCAAGGATCCATGGGAACCCGCCCCCCGAGGGCCGGGAAGCAGACCGGCTGCGTGAGGGAGTGCACGCCCTCGACGGGGAGTGGGCCGCTAGAGGCCCcagaacagcctggggctcggctgggaCCAGGAGCTGCTCCAAGAGGCCGAACACACGTGGACCGCACGCAGCCTACGGCGGTGGAGCAGTGGGCACCTTATCACAATTCGAGtcagagagtcacacagcacagcatcaagcctttcagcccacttagtccactcaagcatccatttacactaaatctacactaatcccatgttggtaggatggttcagttgcctgttaacaattGGGAAGAACCTATCCTTGAatttggagatgtgcgttttcacacttcaattCCTTTTGCCCGatcggagaggggagaagagggagtgagagaggtgaGACTCCTGTCATTCCTACCAGGGGATAATATTTAGCTGCATTCCGCCTGCCTTCAATTTTCAACATCTTTGGATTGTTCGTACATCTCTAACTCAAATGTTATTAAAAATGTTGATGAGAAACAAAATACTCATTCAAATAAGAATACTGAattatctgaagatagacacaaaatgctggagtaactcagcgggacaggcagcatctctggatagaaggagtgggtgaggtttcgggtcgagttccttcttcagactgagagtcaggggagagggaggcagagagactcagtctgaagaagggtctcaatccaaaatgtcacccaatccttctctccagagatgctgcctgtcccgctgatttactccagcactttgtgtctatcttcagtgtaaaccagcatctgcagttccttcctacacatactgagTTACCTTCTGGGAAACAGTTGACAGGTTTTTCTAAAGAAATTGCAATCTCCTCTTCTTTAATACTGTCTTTTGGTGTGGGGCTGTGCATCCACTGCCTCTTGCTTGTCTCCATGGTCCTCTGATCCTCCTGAAAACATTGTTCAGTCGTTTTCCTACTTTTCTGGGATTCAGACGGTAGGTTTTCATCTGGAATTCTTCCCTCCATCTCTTTGCTTTGTTTTGCTGTTTCATTTTCTCTCTATGAATTACCAAAGAGACATTTTTGTCAGGCAATAATCTAAATattctagtgtaggaaggaactgcatatgttggtttgaaccagatagacacaaaaagcaggagtaactcagtgggtcaggcagcatctctggagaaaagggatagatgacgcttcgggtcgagacccttcttcagactgagagtcagggaaggggaaacgagagatatagacgatgatattgagagatatagaacaaatgaatgaaagataagcaaaaaagtaacggtgataaaggaaacaggcgtgagctaggtgaaaaggagttacagacaatgagactcaacaagacgcctTTGAAACTGGTACAATGACGAGTGGGGGAGGAACGGAGCAAGAGGGGGtggaagggttacttgaggttagagaaatcaatattgatacaCTGGGTTGCTTACTTATGTTCTTATACTAAATGTTCTTATTGGAAataacaaacttctacagatgcaccatagaaagcatactgtcgggtgGCAtcgcaacttggtttgggaacagctctgcccaaaactGCAATAAATTGCAAAGTTGTAGatctagcccagtccatcacacagaccagagttcccaccattgactccatctgcacttcacactaCCTTTGAAAGGCATCCTAAACAAACTCTTCTTGcactctggtcattccttcttctccctgctcccatccagcagaagggtCAGAAGATTGAAAAACGCACCACCAGTCTCAGGAAAAGCTttctcccctctgttatcaggcttctgaatggtcctcctGAACAATATTATCCAATTCATCTCTACTTCATtgcggatattggactttgtccatggaattgatgcaccacaatgctgagaatgatattctgcactctatatatcttccccttcgctctatctattgtacttgagtttgacttgattgtttttacgtctagtattatctgatctgaatgggtctgaagaagggtcctgacccaagttGTCacatttccattttctccagagatgctgcctgacccgctgagttactccagcactttgtgtctatctttgatcgacTATGGACTTTGATTTGCTTACGCAACATACTTTGATTTTAtattattatggtctggttaccaaaTGTTTCTGGTTATTAATTTGTTTTtgtattgtttattgtatatttatgcgTTGAGTTATTCCATTAATGAGCCTGTAAATCTGCAGCAAGTAAAattgtcattgttctgttcctgCTACATAGGCCAATTAAACATTCCTGACTTTATTCTTACCTGATGGGTCAgatgaagagatttaaaaaacattgagtCAATATATCACTCACTTTTGGAATAATGTTCAGAagcgatcggagcagaattaggccatttggcccatcagatctactccaccattcaattatggcagatctatctttccctctcaaccccattctcctgccttaacctcataacccctgacacccatactaatcaagaatcagtcaatttccacctgaaaaatatcccattgacttggcctccacagttgactgtgacaatgaattccacagttccaccaccctctgactaaagaaattcctcctcatctttctaaaggtatgtccttttattctgaggctatgacctctagtcctagactcagccactagtggaaacatcctctccacatgcactccatccaggcctttcactatttggtattcAGTGTAGTCGATGAAGTTCTACCTCACACCTGCTGTCCGAAGCAAGCCCAGGAATTAAAATTGATCTATAGAAAAGTTGTAATGACACTGCATAGATCAGGACACTGAACCTCCTATCGATTTAGAAGGTAGTTAATGATGAAGTACCTGCTGTATTGGTCTTTTATTAAGGGAGTTGTTTTCTACTTGGTGAATTTGCAGACCCTCAGATGATAAGTTCCATTCACTTGGCTCAATTTTCTGGGTGATAAACCAAACAATatggttaaaaaaaattataaccaGATTGGGGCGGAAAAAATAATCAAATACTGTCTTTTAATAATATataattaaaattttggaaagagcCATAAAATATCGAAGAACTAATATGAAGTACCTTCTTGTTTTTAATTTCTTTTTGGTACCGTGCCAATTTCTGCATTAATAAATAGTAAGTTGCCATGCTTGGAGATGGCCTGTTGTTGATTAATGTGTTAACAATCTCCGTCAACCCGAAACCTTTCTTCTCTGTCATAAAGTTCAAAACCACCGAGTTCAGTTCATCAGAACGAAGTCTACAAAATAAAGAAGTTATTATACGCGTTATTCCCACCATATCATTAGATGCAGTTCCTGTGTATCAAAGGCAAGTATTATCAGAAACAGGAAACCGTGTGCATGCCTGCACTGTTGCCGGGTAAAGAAAATTAAACATTGAAACTATTGAAACATTGAAAAAAGAAAATCTGACCAATTTGCCTGTCATTAAAATGCCGTATTTATAATGCGGAAATAACATTCATAACCGTTTTCCTCTGGGAAAATGGAATATAGAAATTGGATACATATAAAATACTGTATATTCTGCTGGGACAAAGTAAGtccaaaggttaaaaaaaaaacatcaagTAAGAAAAGACCTATACACATAATGACTTTCATAAACTTTTACAAAAGCTAAGGGATAAATATTGACTAGAAAATTGGGGATAACTCTCCAGACCCCTCTTTGAAATAGCCCTTTAGAATATTtcacatatccccccccccccctcccccaaggaTGGAAaaggcatagtttagtttagtatagagatacagcatgaaaacaagcacttcggcccaccgagtccacactgaccagcattaACAccacatttccacactgaccagcattagccccgtacattaacactatcctacacacgaagaaacaatttacaatctttactgaagccaattaacctacaaacctgtacatctttggattgtaggaggaaaccggagcacccgaagaaaacccacgtggtcacttggagaacataaaacttcatacaaacagcacccttagtcgggattgaaGCCGAATATCtatcgctgtaaggtggcaactctactgctgcgccactgtgccacccttttcaGATGAGAGCACCTTTTTCACCATTAAACATttcaacatataaaattcttaaaggattggacaggctatatacaggaaaaatgttcccaatgttgggggagcccagaaccgggggtcacagtttaagaaaaaggggtaggccatttaggattgagatgaggaaaaacgtcttcacccagagagttgcgaatctgtggcattctctgccacagaaggcagtggaggccaattcacaatgTTTTCaagcgagttagatttagctcttagggctaattgaatcaagggatatggggaaaaggcaggaacagggtactgattttagatgatcagccatgatcatattgaatggcggtgctggctcgaagggccgactggcctactcttgcacctatttttctatgtttttttatttCTATGTTAAGATGAAACCTTAGCTTTGACGTaacttgtaccttgtaccttctgaagagtccaccaggaactatgctggaagttggacaatttgtacatttatcaagccaattaacctacaaacctgtacgtctttggaatgtggggggaaaccgaagatctctgagaaaacccatgcaggttacgtggagaacgtacaaactccgtacagacagcgcctgtagtcgggatcgaacccggctctccggcgctgcattttgctgtaaggcagcaactctaggtggggcaagtgttttttaCAAAGAgtctggtgagtgcctggaacacgctgccaggggtggttgtggaggcagatacaatattagcattcaagagacttttagatgggcacagggacatgcagggaatcaaaggatgtgGATATAATGCAGGCAAGAGGGGATTAGTGTAACTTGCCATTATGCATTGTGggacagagggcctgtttctgtggtgcacATTTCTATATATTATGTTATGCAGTATAATCATTTCTGAATTATATGCAGGTGGCATTGGGGATTGGGAGATGGAGAATGTAGAGAGGCTGCAAGAAGATCAAAACAGGCTAAGTGGATGGGCAAGGGCATGATCGATGGGATATGTGGCCAAGAATATGGGAGCATCTACTTTGGTCAGAAAAAATAGAAAGAGGGAGTATTTGTTAAATTGATAAAATGGTGTTTCGAGGATCTGTACACAAATCACTGAAAGTTAATATTCACATTCAGCAGCCACTTGCTTTTGGCAGAATGAATCCAAATAATTAGCTGCCATTTTGCCTGCAAACATGGAGTGATTGCCTCGCCAAAGTCCTACACaattatttgagagtacctgtacTAAACTTCCTTGACAGAGCAATAATTGAATTGTCCCTCCCTGATGCTTGTAGACACAAATCGAAATGAAATCTTCAACTGAATAAGAAAATGATAAATAGAAGCAGCAGTTTCCAAATGACTCCTTGAAGATACTCAATGAGATCTTGACTCAATGAGGTCtgaagaagaaggatctcgacccaaaaaggtcacctgttccttttctccagagatgctgcctgaaccgctgagttactccagcattttatgtctatctttgatgtaaactggcacctgcagttcctttcgacactCCATGAGAGCTTGGTTGACTTTTGACCTCTTCCACTTATCTATCCACTTCCTTCATCTGTTGAGATTGGGACCACTTTGAAAATTATCCGACCATCGCCCTACATAAATTTATTTCTAACACATTCTGAAACATTCCTTtcacaacattttaaaattgaTACCTATTTGATAATGTTAAATGTGCAATGTATGTGGCACACTGCCTCTGAAATGTATCTCACTGGACAGTGAACTTCCACAAAGCTCCAAGAATTGCCTTTCTATGGCTTGTTTTATGCTGCGGGTACCacttaatcccgtgctacctgctccacgatcggatagtcggcgactaaaccgtctcccccacctggtttgccaggtgaggagggggctgtggacccccagcaggacccaaacaagacctgtcaaagggcggatgagcttctagcgagccaacggccattcacacttcagtagaagttgcgatcactgtcatacatagcattgttgtaaatgatgataaagcacacacaccaaaatcctatacttccagcagcggaagtccgcaggaactggaggacagagatgtgtggtgcgtccgtcaccgttcccgttggaaaccagcaccactgcatcgctaacgttttcaacaatgatgatgcaTTTATGCTACTGACTGGGGTGAAGTTTTATGCAAATAGGTTTACCTGACAGTCTGAAAAGATGTCCACAGTACACTAAAGtccacagtctgaggaagggtcccggcccgaaacatcgcctatccatattctccagagaggcaagagttaagagtgttttattgagtgcctctccttcctaaccccattctcctgccttctccccataatctctgacacccgtactaatcacgaatctatctatcactgccttaaaaatatcaattgacttgacctccacagtgaatgaattgcacagatttaccatcctctcactaaagaaattcctcctccttccAAAAtaaaggtccttttattctgaggctatcacctctggtcctagattctcccacaggtggaaatatcctctccacatccactctatccaagccttccactattcagtaagttttaatgaggtacccgctcatccttctaaactcttatGGGTCTgtaccacttacgtgactttttcggcgactgccggcacccgtcataggtcgttatatgtcggcgaaaattttcaacatgttgaaaatccagcggcgaccataacaaggtacgactctttgggcgactactcacgaccatacaggcttcaccccgcgacatgtcgccagagtgtcgcctgcatggtcgtgagtagtctcctcagtcgcccaaagagtcgtagcgtctttctggtcggcgctgaattttcaacgttgaaaattttcaccgacctgcaacgacctatgacggatgccggcagtcgccgaaaaagtcgcgtaagtgggacgggcccattacTGTGTCTATCCACAGTTTTGTATCTGTCCGCAGTTCACTATTGGTTAGGTACCTATTCTTGTAGATAACTGAGTGCAGTGGTCTTCGAACAAACCCTTCATTTATCCATTTTTCCTCCATTGCTTCTCTGACGGAGGGCCGCTTGGCTGGGTCGGGTTCGAGTAAAGAAAGCATGAAGTGCACAGCCCCTGAGGAATAAACATATTCTTATCAGCATGGCTTTagtttaagggtctcgacccgaaacgtcacctctttcttttttccagagatgctttctgacccgctgcgttactccagcactttatgtctatgttcggtttatttgatcggggacagtcagactggttggacagctagggaggaggagggatggaaagagagggaaagcaaaggttacttgaagtaagaaaagtcaatgttcataccgctgtggtgtaagctgcccaagcgaaatttgcgctgggcctcactctgacagtggaggaggcccaggacagaaaggccagtgtgggaatgggagggggagttaatgtatttagcaaccgggagatcaggttggtttaggcggactgagcagaggtgatcATAGCTCATTAGAGGTgaaagcacaagtagataggcagGTAAAGAAGACATATGTTATGTTAGCCTTCATAGCTAGGTGCATGGAGTACGTCAGAAATTCATGAtgcaggactttggttaggccac containing:
- the LOC116973097 gene encoding hormonally up-regulated neu tumor-associated kinase homolog A-like yields the protein MPAEVRSALDHLLAGASTAERALPAWEEAIKDSEMPECFVSLPQDAAKSFSHTKRVGNYLVGKMINKGSFAKVMEGLHIPTGEKVAIKVIDKKKAKQDTYIQKNMKREPRIHQMIKHPNIVQLFETLETENSYYMAMELCRGGDLMDRICEKKKLEEREVRKYTRQILAAVEHLHRHAIVHRDLKIENFLLDENNNIKIVDFGLSNILKNDSQEMLNTQCGSPAYAAPELLAHKKYGPKVDVWSIGVSMFAMFTGTLPFTVEPFNIKQLHQKMVNGDMSSIPSEISSGAVHFMLSLLEPDPAKRPSVREAMEEKWINEGFVRRPLHSVIYKNRLRSDELNSVVLNFMTEKKGFGLTEIVNTLINNRPSPSMATYYLLMQKLARYQKEIKNKKKIEPSEWNLSSEGLQIHQVENNSLNKRPIQQRENETAKQSKEMEGRIPDENLPSESQKSRKTTEQCFQEDQRTMETSKRQWMHSPTPKDSIKEEEIAISLEKPVNCFPEVSKFANRELVHLGLPSSRNASDLDGSDCQHKPEATQWTVAAKRQDQKEHIQETRLQPIGPQEVERNHKSPIGSPDKATPRLLLDTKGYFKSPPAHHETKFKDLLQAIEDQSAPAHWRCHEKDENNFAVIKTPQLSQLPKLNHGIFKDPFGNKTSWVPSPCHRTNRSSPFLVNGARQPLFTPSRQQALVAKSLRQSKEKTKTSLSNNLFRRNCIQLKAPRKRTDLNLLVLPSAFQSKSDKKGEIIKLDFV